The window AAGTCTCAGTGCTACTTAATGCCACAGAAGAGGCTTAAACTCCTATTAGTCTCTAAAGCTGGAAAATTTGGGAGTTCAGGATGGACACCCATGTCTTAAAAGAGGTTTCCCAACCTGATAGccaatgtctttttttctccatttcctttgaAACGTGTGATTCCATTATTAGAGATGAGGCACATATCCTGAGCTCCATAAAGTTGACTgattatggatttattttttttttcttcagtccaGGGAAGTACATGGTGCTGGATAGGGAGGCACAAAATAGCCAGGTAATTGCCTGCCAAACAGGCCGAACTTGCTGGGCTGCACCATAAAATGCCAGGCTTTGAGGCTTTGAACAAAGGAGAGCCAGCCTAGTATTTTAGGACTTGTCTAGAACATATTCTAATAGTTGTAGAGGAACAGTGCCAAACAAGCATGTTCGTAAATGTCAGACCAACATGGTGATGGATTTGAAGACCATCCatccaacaaatacttattgagctcCTGCTATGACCAGAGGCTGTTTGATGCAGtacttgtttctttcttaaagattttagttacttatttgatggagagaaagagatcacaagtaggcagagaggcaggcaggaatgtggggggttggggggcaagcaggctttccgctaagcggagagccagatgcagggctccattccaggaccctgagaccatgacctgagggaaagcagaggctttaacccactgagccatccaggtgcccctgaagcagTATCTCTTAATTACAAAAATAGATACACTTCCTGTAGGAGGCGGCGGGAAGTCGGATTTCCGCGCAGGCCAAGGCAAATCCAGTGTAAACCCTGAGCTGAGTTTCTTGATCTTCCTCTATGGGTGAGTGCTCTTCCACCACCCCCAATGCAGTACGTCAAGCAATATACAGATGAAAATACTCAGGAAGGCCTAGCTCCCAAGCCTCCACCTCCAATAAAAGACACTTCTATGATGTTTGGCAATCAATTCCAATGTGATGATCCTATCATCCGCCCTTCAGAAAGTCAGGGTATCAAATGGCTTCATCCTATGCAGTTTGATCTCAAGAAGGAACTGAGAAAACTCAATATGTctattcttattaatttctttttttttaagattttatttatttatttgacagagagagatcacaagtaggcagagaggcaggcagagagagagggggaggaagcaggctctccgctgagcagagagcggatgcagggctggatcctaggaccctgagatcatgaccagaacagaaggcagaggcttaatccactgaggcaATATTAATTTCTTAGACCTCTTAGGTATCTTGATAAGGAGCCCTGGGAGTACAAAACCAGAAGAGAAACCAGAAGATCTTAAGCTGCTTTTTGTACATGTGCATCATCTCATAAATGAATACCGACCCCACCAAGCAAGAGAGACATTGAGATTCATGCTGGAGGTACCGAAAGGTCAATGTCTTGAAACAGCTGAGCCATTTCAGAAGCACCTGGAGCGAGTCATTGAGATGATTCAGAATTGTCTGGCTTTGTCTGATGATCCGCCTCATTCAGAAGCAGGGATGAGAGTAAAGACTGAACCAGTGGATGCTGATGATAGCAACAATTGTATTGGACAGAATGAACAGCAAAGAGAAAATTCAGGTCATAGGAGAGACCAGGTTAGAGAGAAAGATGCTGCCCTGTGTGTCCTAAttgatgaaatgaatgaaagaccatgaaggatgtttctttttctttttgcttttctctttttcttttcagtaaatgtCATAGATTCGTTAATTTGCTCTTGGAGCGTCTTAGAAGAGATATAACTAGAAGTCATGTGAATGGCTTGACTCCTGCTTCACCAGTTAGGAGGTTAGTGACTGTTAAGTGCACAGTATGGCAAGCATATGCAAatgagtatatatgtatacattaagAGTAATCACCttagggggtctgggtggctcagtgggtcaaaccctctgccttcggctcaggtcatgatctcagggtcctaggattgagacccgcatcaggctctctgctcagtggggagcctgcttctgcctctctatgtctctgcctgcctctctgcctacttgtgatctctgctgtcaaataaataaataaaatctttatatattaaaaaaaaggtaatcacCTTAAAAAGGAAAGTCCTGCAATTGTGTGAAACATTCCTGGAT is drawn from Mustela lutreola isolate mMusLut2 chromosome 11, mMusLut2.pri, whole genome shotgun sequence and contains these coding sequences:
- the LOC131810946 gene encoding mediator of RNA polymerase II transcription subunit 7-like produces the protein MVVTQSALPPPPMQYVKQYTDENTQEGLAPKPPPPIKDTSMMFGNQFQCDDPIIRPSESQGIKWLHPMQFDLKKELRKLNMSILINFLDLLGILIRSPGSTKPEEKPEDLKLLFVHVHHLINEYRPHQARETLRFMLEVPKGQCLETAEPFQKHLERVIEMIQNCLALSDDPPHSEAGMRVKTEPVDADDSNNCIGQNEQQRENSGHRRDQVREKDAALCVLIDEMNERP